The Gemmatimonas aurantiaca T-27 DNA segment CCCCGAGTGGGCGCAGTCCATCTGGGGCCCGGACGAAACGTGTGCGCGTGATGCCAACGGCCAGCGCATCCGCCCCATGCAGCTCCTCCGCAATTGCAACGTCACCACGGTGGCGCCCACGGGCACCATCTCCATCATCGCCGGCTGCTCGTCGGGTCTCGAGCCGCTGTTCGCCGTGGCGTTCATGCGCAATCAGGCCGGCGTGATGATGCCGGATGTGAACGAAGACTTCGTGGCCATCGCGAAGGCCGAAGGCTGGTACAGCGACGAGCTCATGGAGCGCATCGCCAAGACCGGCAGCGTGCAGCATGCCGAAGTGCCGGCCAAGTGGCAGTCGGTGTTCAACACGGCGAACAACATCTCGCCCGAATACCACATCCGCATGCAGGCCGCTTACCAGTTGCATTGCGACTCGGCCATCTCCAAGACCACCAACTTCGGCTTCGCCGCCACGGTGGATGACGTACGCGCCATCTACGAGATGGCGTACGAAATGAAGTGCAAGGGCGTCACCGTGTACCGTGACGGCTCGCGCGACAACCAGGTGCTCAGCACCGGTGCCACGCAGGACGCGGCGGCCAACCGTGAGAGCGCAAAGGCTGCGGTGAACGGCGAAGCGCCCAAGGTCGATGCAAAGGCCGAGTTGGTGCTCAAGCGCGAGATCGGCGAGCTGCAGGGCACGATTGCCGAACTGCAGAACGAACTCGATCGCACGAAGAAGTCGCTGTTCAGCGCCGAGTCGGAGAACGCGAGCCGTCGTGGCAAGCGCGCGCGTCCCGACGTCATGCGCGGCACCACCATCCGCAAGGAAACGCCGCTCGGCACGATGTTCGTGAACATCACCGAAGACGAGAAGGGACAGCCGTTCGAAGTGTTCCTCAGCCTCGGCAAGGCCGGCGGCAGCGCCATGGCCGATGCCGAAGCGATTGGCCGTCTGGTGTCACTCGCGTTGCGCTCCGGCATCTCGGTGCAGGAGATCCACCGCCAGTTGCGCGGCATCTCGTCCGACCGTGCGGTGGGCCTGGGCCCGAACAAGGTGTTGTCGATGCCCGACGCCATCGGCATCGCGCTGGAAACGTGGCTGCGTGAGAAGCAGGGCGTGCAGCAGGACCTGCTGAACGGCGGCAGCCCCGCCGTGGGTCAGGGCCCGGTGAACTCGCTGAGCGCGCCCATGCCGACACCGGCTGCCGGTGTGCCGATCACGCGCCCCCCGATGGCGGCCGAGCAGATGCAGCCGCAGATCGAGTTTGGTAATGTCGGTGGCGAGGTGTTCATGGGAACGTGCCCCGACTGCGGTTCACAGCTCGAGTTCGCGGAAGGGTGCGTGAAGTGTCACGTGTGTGGGTTCAGCGAGTGCGGGTGAGCGGCATCGACTGAATGACAGATGTGTGAAAGCGCCGCCGGTGTTCCAGTGAGGATACCGGCGGCGTTGTTGTCTCTAAGCGGGAGAGAATCGGAGTCTGCATGAGGAGCCGCGATGTTCAAGTCGATGGTCGAGTTGCGCGAACGAGCGTGGAAGTTTCTTGAGTCAGCTCGCGCATTGTGTGAGTCGGACCCAGACACGGCTGCATACTTGGGCGGCTATTCACTCGAGTTGATGCTGAAGCAAAGGTACGCGAGCATTAAGAACTGGACGGACCTTCCAGGTGTTGATGTGATTAAGGCTCGCGGAAGCCGCGAGATTCTGAGTCACGATTTGAATGAGCTACTGGTCTTAGCTCGTGCCGAAGTACTGAAGTCAGGAGCGATGCTCGACGTCGAATGGGACATGATCGCCAATTGGACTGTAGACCAGCGATACCAGGCTCTTGGCTCCCAGTCTGCTGGCAAAGTGAGAGAACGGCTCAATGGACTAGAGCGGGCATTTCACCAGCTCGCAGATTTTGCGCTGCTTGACCAGCTACAGGATGTCGAATCGAAAGTCCGTGATCAGGTCGGTCCGTTTCGGTTCCTTGCTTTGGTGAGGAACCATGAGACGGAAGGTTGGTACTTGCTCGCATCGAGCAAGAGCGCTGATTTCACGTGTGAGCAGATAGGCAAGAGAATTCTTGCCTCGATGGTAGAGGTTGTCGACCATGATCTTTGTTCCTCAGTCGCGTTTGTGTCAGTTCAGCCTGCTCAGCATCCGCTGGTGAAAGCATGTGTCGAATCATTCGGAATAGAACCACTTGATCGAGGTAGCCATGTAATGATCAAAAGTTCTATTGTCATTCCCTATGGTATGCTTCCAGATCTGTACATTCTGACTAGTGACTGACACGAAGCGTCCGTAGCTGTCATTTGAGAGGATCCGGCATCGACACGAATGACTTGCTGAAGGTCGAGCGACGCGATCTGATTGCGAACACTTGAACCATTGGTCGTAGTCGTTGGCTCGACGCGAAGCCGCCGTTACATGACTCCTGTCGAGAACTCATCTCGGCTGGCCCGCAATCACTTCAATAGCGTGCGGGCTCAGCACCTGGCGCGCGCTTTGCATCCGATGAGATCGACAGCACACATGTGTTAACGTCGCGTGGGATGTCCTGCCGCACCCCTTCAATGACGGGAAGCAAAGTACAATCAGGCTGAGAGATACAAACTCGCCAGTCGTACCTACTATCGGTACAATGCGCAGGGCACACTTGCAGAAAACAAGTAGGCTTTGCCGAAACCGGCGGAGAACCAGCCACGCTGGTGCTACTTCCCGTTGGGTCACTTGGAAGGACCGTATTGGAAAGTCACCGAAGAAGCTGCCGCTGCGATGGTTCTCCCGCTGTGTCGGTTTCCTGCTGGGTTGGGATTTGCCACATAAGGCTGGTGCCTGCGAAGCCCATGAATGGTAAGTTTGGGACATGCCAGTTGTCCGGGTGGACGTGAGTCCTACGATGCTGCGATGGGCGCGTGCGCGTGCCCGCCTCGAACGCGAAGACCTCGCCAAGGCCTTCCCCAAGCTCGCTGAATGGGAGCAGGGGAAGGTCAAGCCGACGTTCAAGCAGCTCGAGGCTTTTGCGCATCGTGTCCACGTACCGGTCGGCTACCTGTTCCTGCCCACACCACCCGATGAGCGCCTGCCCATCCCGGATTACCGCACGGTCCGCAATGCAGGTGTCGAGCAGCCGAGCGCCGACCTGCTCGACACCATTTATGCCTGCCAGAACCGCCAGGGCTGGTACCGCGATTTTGCGGAGCTGAATGGAGACGAAAGTCTGGATTTTGTCGGATCCATCGCGGTTCAGAGTGACGTTGTGCGCGCTGGTCGCCTCATCAGAGACGCGCTGAAGCTCACAGTCGAGGCGAGGCAAGCTGCCAAGACCTGGGAGGACGCGCTGCGTCAGATGGTCGCGCAGGCCGAAGAACTTGGCGTGCTGGTCATGCGGAACGGTGTGGTAGGAAACAATACCCATCGGAAGCTGAATCCCGACGAGTTCCGTGGGTTTGCACTCACTGACCCGCTGGCACCATTGGTGTTCATCAATGCGGCCGACTCGAAGTCGGCTCAGATGTTCACACTGGCGCACGAACTCGTGCACCTCTTTACCAACCGCGAAGGTGTTTCCGACGCGAGTCCTCGGCATATGCCAACCGGCGCAGTGGAGCAATGGTGCAACAACGTCGCTGCAGAGGTTCTCGTACCCCGGCAGGAGTTCGTTGGGGCCTATCGTCAGTCCGCCGATCTTCAGGACGAATTGCCCCGTCTGGCCCGTGTGTTCAAAGTGAGCACCTTGGTCATCCTTCGTCGGGTGTATGACGTGGGAGGACTATCGCGCGAAGCTTTTGGGAAGGCCTACGGTGCGGAAGTCGCACGCCTGCAAGCTCTGGCCAAAAATAGGCAGGCGAACACTGAGGCTGGTGGTGACTTTCATCTGACCGAGGCAGTCCGCGTTGGGCGTCGTTTTGCGAAAGCCCTCGTTTCCAGCACGCTCGAGGGGCGCACGCTATACCGCGATGCGTTCAAGCTGCTCGATATCAAGAAGGTTGAAACCTTCACGGAATTCGGCATCTCACTCGGAGTGGCCATCTAGTGAAGTACATTCTGGATGCGAATGTGCTGATCGAGGCCAAGAACCGGTACTACGGTTTCGACATCTGCCCGGGATTCTGGAATTGGCTGGACCAGCAGTTCGCTGCCGGTACCATCGTGAGCACGGTGGCGATTCGTGATGAACTTCTGGAGCACGGAGACGACCTAACTGAATGGGCGAAGTCACGGTCAGATTTCTTCCCTGTACTAGATGCCGACTCACTTCCCCATTTGCAGACGCTCGCCGTGTGGGTGAGAGCGCAGCAGTATCGCGCGGCCGCGGTGACGGAGTTTCTGAGCTCCGCCGACTATCAGCTTATCGCCACCGCCATGGGCAATGGCTATACGATGGTCACGCACGAGGTGCCTTCTGACTCGGTGAAACGAGTGAAAATCCCCGAACCATGCATTGCACATGGCGTGCCGGTGATCAGTCCGTTCGTGATGCTTCGTCGTTTGGGAGCTCGGTTTGATCTGCGGACTCCATAAGCCGTAGGCTGGCGTTCAGCAGGACCGCATCACGGGCAGGTGAACGGTGTAGCATGAGGGATGGTCTCCTTCTCCACTCTGCTCCTCACCACGTTGTTGCCGCCACTGTCACTGACATCGGCGCTCCAACAGCCGCCCACATGTCAGTCGGCCACCGTTCGCACCACGCCGGCCGTTCCGCGGGCGGGCACGCTTTTTCGCATATCGATGCGCTGGGACACGGGCGCAAAACCACCCGCGTCGTCAGTAGCCGGCGAGCCACTGCACTGGCGCACCGCAGGCGACTCGCTCGTCGCCATCGCGGCGGCCCCCATCGATTCCGCACAGGGCGTGACACTCACGCTCACCTGCGATGGCCAGCCTCCACGCACTCTGCGCCTCACAACCGACGCCGGCACATACCGCCTCGAAGCCCTGCGCGTCGCGCCCCGCTTTTCCGCGAAACCAGATTCGGCGCTGGCCGCACGGCAGGCCAGGGAAGCTGAACGTGCCGCGGCCGTGTCGCGCGCCTCACATGACGTGCCCCGATTGTGGACGCAGCCATTCGTGGTGCCGCGCCCGTCGCGCATCACCAGCGGCTTTGGCAGTGGCCGCACCTTCAACGGAGCTGTGACCAGCCGGCACATGGGCACCGACTACGCAGGCGCCGTGGGCGCGCCGGTGCGGGCGGTCAACCGCGGGGTGGTGCGCCTCGTCGACGCGTTCTACCTCGGCGGCAATGTGGTGTACATCGATCACGGCGAGGGGCTGGTGACGGCCTACTTACACCTCAGCAAACAGCGCGTGGCCGAGGGTGACACGGTGGCACGCGGGCAGATCATCGGCAACGTGGGCGCGACGGGACGCGTGACGGGGCCGCATCTGCATCTCATCACGCGCTTCGGGATGGTGACCGTCGATCCGCTCAGTGTGATCGGACGGTCACTGGGGAAGTGAGCCGAACGTTGCCGCTGTAATCACCTAGGCTGCTTTCTTCCGCTTGCGGTGTGCGAACGCAATGCCTGCCAGCCCCGCGCACAATAGCGCATAGGTCGATGGCTCCGGCACAACCTGCATGTCATATCTGATGCTGCCACCGACGGCCCAGAAGTTGTTCTGCCGTTCGTTGTTCAAGGCGGCAAGGCCGGCTGCGTTCAGTTCGATCTCGAACAGATGCTCGTAGTCCATTTTGACGATCGTCGTGGAGCCGAAAAATGTGCCATCACCCAGGTCCCGAAACATTGCCGTCGAAGGCCCAAGACCCAGCGCCCCATAATTGCCGGAGATCTGATGCAGCAGGTAGTCGAGAGACGAAGTACCCGCATCGTTGCGATATCCATTGATTGGAGCGCGCAAACGAAGAATGGCACTCGTCACGGTGCTGAACTCACTCAGATCGAAGAGGAACCAATTGTTCATCACCAGGACGTCATCCAAACAATCGGATTGGCCACAGACGCCCACGAAGAAGCTGTTGACTGCTGATCCACCATTGTTCGCACCGTCATTGCTGTACCATCCGCGATTCGAGGCATGGATGTCTTTCAGTTTGTTCACCAACAGCATGGCGCTGATGCCAGCATTCGGGGTATTGGCGAGATCTGTGCCGGCGAATGCGTACTGGCTGGGCTGCGCGTACACTGTGCTGGGTACGCCTGCAAACATTGCAAGACCCATGAGTGCCGACCACATGACTCGTTTCATGATTTCTATTGGGGAGATTGGATGAGGAGGGCGGGTCTCGATCCAGATCTACCTGTAGCCTGATCCCTGTCAAGGAATTGATCGAGGTGGGCCTGGAGCACGGCTCTCAAGCTGAACTGCCGAGCTCGATGACTTCGCTCGTGTCTATTGTGTGCTGATGTCGAATGTGCCGTTGGTGGCCGTCATCCGTCCGGTGTTACCGGAGGCGTTGCTGCTCGCGGCCACGAACACCACGGAGAAGGTGCCGGCCAAGCGTGTGGCCGTAACGGTGGTGAACGTGACCGACCCCGAACCCGGGCCAGTAGCGTCGCTCAGGTTGGCATACCAGAGGTTGGGCGCCGATACGAATTGGCCGATGCCGGAATAGCCGGATCCGGCGGGTTGCTGCTGCGCGGCGGCATCGAGTCGATAGGTGCCGGGCGTGATGGGGGTGA contains these protein-coding regions:
- a CDS encoding vitamin B12-dependent ribonucleotide reductase, producing MPFSATPPEGLVTLSANARTVLEKRYLVKDKSGKPVEKPEDMFWRVATTVAEADRRYGASDGAVQAIAEEFYFLMTQRRFEPNSPTLMNAGRPLGQLSACFVLPVDDALSNGQSGIYDTLRSMALIHQSGGGTGFSFSRLRSRGSMVRSTTGVASGPVSFMQLYDASTDAVKQGGTRRGANMGILRVDHPDVMEFIACKEDLTKITNFNISVGITTKFMDAVKADANYDLVDPVSKKVTGELRAREVWDKMILGAWRTGEPGVFFIDEANRYNPVPHLGDYEATNPCGEQPLLAYDVCNLGSVNVGHYVSNGVVDWEAMRRDIALSTHFLDNIIDVNKYPLPEIDALSKRIRRIGLGVMGFADMLVRLGIPYDSAEGVEMGRKVMEFLDVEGKKESERLARERGAFPEWAQSIWGPDETCARDANGQRIRPMQLLRNCNVTTVAPTGTISIIAGCSSGLEPLFAVAFMRNQAGVMMPDVNEDFVAIAKAEGWYSDELMERIAKTGSVQHAEVPAKWQSVFNTANNISPEYHIRMQAAYQLHCDSAISKTTNFGFAATVDDVRAIYEMAYEMKCKGVTVYRDGSRDNQVLSTGATQDAAANRESAKAAVNGEAPKVDAKAELVLKREIGELQGTIAELQNELDRTKKSLFSAESENASRRGKRARPDVMRGTTIRKETPLGTMFVNITEDEKGQPFEVFLSLGKAGGSAMADAEAIGRLVSLALRSGISVQEIHRQLRGISSDRAVGLGPNKVLSMPDAIGIALETWLREKQGVQQDLLNGGSPAVGQGPVNSLSAPMPTPAAGVPITRPPMAAEQMQPQIEFGNVGGEVFMGTCPDCGSQLEFAEGCVKCHVCGFSECG
- a CDS encoding helix-turn-helix domain-containing protein, with translation MPVVRVDVSPTMLRWARARARLEREDLAKAFPKLAEWEQGKVKPTFKQLEAFAHRVHVPVGYLFLPTPPDERLPIPDYRTVRNAGVEQPSADLLDTIYACQNRQGWYRDFAELNGDESLDFVGSIAVQSDVVRAGRLIRDALKLTVEARQAAKTWEDALRQMVAQAEELGVLVMRNGVVGNNTHRKLNPDEFRGFALTDPLAPLVFINAADSKSAQMFTLAHELVHLFTNREGVSDASPRHMPTGAVEQWCNNVAAEVLVPRQEFVGAYRQSADLQDELPRLARVFKVSTLVILRRVYDVGGLSREAFGKAYGAEVARLQALAKNRQANTEAGGDFHLTEAVRVGRRFAKALVSSTLEGRTLYRDAFKLLDIKKVETFTEFGISLGVAI
- a CDS encoding DUF4411 family protein yields the protein MKYILDANVLIEAKNRYYGFDICPGFWNWLDQQFAAGTIVSTVAIRDELLEHGDDLTEWAKSRSDFFPVLDADSLPHLQTLAVWVRAQQYRAAAVTEFLSSADYQLIATAMGNGYTMVTHEVPSDSVKRVKIPEPCIAHGVPVISPFVMLRRLGARFDLRTP
- a CDS encoding M23 family metallopeptidase — its product is MVSFSTLLLTTLLPPLSLTSALQQPPTCQSATVRTTPAVPRAGTLFRISMRWDTGAKPPASSVAGEPLHWRTAGDSLVAIAAAPIDSAQGVTLTLTCDGQPPRTLRLTTDAGTYRLEALRVAPRFSAKPDSALAARQAREAERAAAVSRASHDVPRLWTQPFVVPRPSRITSGFGSGRTFNGAVTSRHMGTDYAGAVGAPVRAVNRGVVRLVDAFYLGGNVVYIDHGEGLVTAYLHLSKQRVAEGDTVARGQIIGNVGATGRVTGPHLHLITRFGMVTVDPLSVIGRSLGK
- a CDS encoding PEP-CTERM sorting domain-containing protein (PEP-CTERM proteins occur, often in large numbers, in the proteomes of bacteria that also encode an exosortase, a predicted intramembrane cysteine proteinase. The presence of a PEP-CTERM domain at a protein's C-terminus predicts cleavage within the sorting domain, followed by covalent anchoring to some some component of the (usually Gram-negative) cell surface. Many PEP-CTERM proteins exhibit an unusual sequence composition that includes large numbers of potential glycosylation sites. Expression of one such protein has been shown restore the ability of a bacterium to form floc, a type of biofilm.), coding for MKRVMWSALMGLAMFAGVPSTVYAQPSQYAFAGTDLANTPNAGISAMLLVNKLKDIHASNRGWYSNDGANNGGSAVNSFFVGVCGQSDCLDDVLVMNNWFLFDLSEFSTVTSAILRLRAPINGYRNDAGTSSLDYLLHQISGNYGALGLGPSTAMFRDLGDGTFFGSTTIVKMDYEHLFEIELNAAGLAALNNERQNNFWAVGGSIRYDMQVVPEPSTYALLCAGLAGIAFAHRKRKKAA